The following coding sequences are from one Beggiatoa alba B18LD window:
- the ilvD gene encoding dihydroxy-acid dehydratase encodes MANPINKYSAKITQPKSQGASQAMLYATGLEEVDMSKAQVGIGSVWYEGNPCNIHLLDLAQKVKEGVIAAGLVGMRFNTVGVSDGISMGTRGMSFSLQSRDLIADSIETIMGGQWYDANISLPGCDKNMPGCLIAMGRLNRPSLMIYGGTIRPGYNKKQEPIDIVTAFQSYGAFISGKITEEERQDIVRHACPGAGACGGMYTANTMASAIEALGMSLPYSSSTPATEAYKLEECFNAGVAIRNLLEKDIKPRDIMTRAAFENAIVMVMALGGSTNAVLHLIAIARSVDVDLNIDDFQRISDKTPFLADLKPSGLYVMEDVHHIGGTPAIMKYLLEKGLLDGSCLTVTGKTIAENLADLPALKAGQQVIRPLENPIKPTGHIQILKGNLAPGGSVAKITGKEGLRFTGTAKVYDCEEDMLSALERKEIQKGDVVIIRYEGPKGGPGMPEMLTPTSAIMGAGLGNDVALLTDGRFSGGSHGFIVGHIVPEAQEGGPIALVKNGDIITIDAENKRIDIDVSDAELAKRRTEWKQPPYKANRGTLYKYIKNVKNASEGCVTDE; translated from the coding sequence ATGGCTAACCCCATCAATAAATACAGTGCCAAAATCACTCAACCGAAATCACAAGGCGCGTCTCAAGCCATGTTATATGCAACAGGCTTAGAAGAAGTAGATATGAGCAAGGCGCAAGTAGGTATCGGCAGCGTTTGGTATGAAGGCAACCCTTGCAACATTCATTTATTAGACCTCGCGCAAAAAGTCAAAGAAGGCGTAATCGCTGCGGGTTTAGTGGGAATGCGCTTTAATACCGTAGGGGTCAGCGATGGGATTTCGATGGGCACACGCGGAATGAGTTTTTCATTACAATCCCGTGACTTAATTGCAGACTCCATTGAAACCATTATGGGTGGACAATGGTACGATGCCAATATTTCCCTACCTGGTTGCGATAAAAACATGCCAGGTTGTTTAATAGCGATGGGGCGTTTAAACCGCCCGTCATTAATGATTTATGGCGGAACAATTCGCCCTGGTTATAATAAAAAACAAGAACCGATTGATATTGTAACCGCGTTCCAATCTTATGGCGCGTTTATCTCTGGCAAAATTACCGAAGAAGAACGTCAAGACATCGTGCGTCATGCCTGTCCTGGTGCTGGGGCTTGTGGTGGCATGTACACCGCTAATACCATGGCATCCGCCATTGAAGCCCTCGGCATGAGCTTACCTTATAGCTCCTCTACACCTGCAACAGAAGCCTATAAATTAGAAGAGTGTTTTAACGCAGGGGTTGCGATACGCAATCTATTAGAAAAAGACATTAAACCCCGTGACATCATGACCCGTGCCGCGTTTGAAAATGCCATCGTCATGGTGATGGCGTTAGGGGGGTCAACCAATGCCGTATTACACCTCATTGCCATTGCTCGCTCTGTAGATGTTGATTTAAATATTGATGACTTCCAACGGATTAGCGATAAAACTCCTTTCTTAGCCGATTTAAAACCCAGTGGTTTATATGTGATGGAAGACGTACACCATATCGGTGGTACACCTGCCATCATGAAGTATTTACTAGAAAAAGGCTTGTTAGACGGTAGCTGTTTAACCGTTACAGGCAAAACCATTGCGGAAAACTTAGCCGATTTACCCGCTTTAAAAGCAGGGCAACAAGTTATTCGTCCCTTAGAAAATCCGATTAAACCCACAGGACATATTCAAATCCTCAAGGGTAATCTTGCCCCAGGTGGTTCTGTCGCTAAAATTACAGGTAAAGAAGGCTTACGCTTTACGGGGACTGCAAAAGTCTATGACTGTGAAGAGGATATGCTCAGTGCATTAGAGCGTAAAGAAATCCAAAAAGGCGACGTGGTTATCATTCGTTATGAAGGACCTAAAGGCGGGCCGGGTATGCCCGAAATGCTCACGCCAACCTCTGCCATTATGGGCGCGGGTTTAGGCAATGATGTAGCGTTATTAACGGATGGTCGTTTTTCAGGCGGTTCTCATGGCTTTATCGTCGGTCATATCGTGCCCGAAGCCCAAGAAGGCGGCCCTATTGCGTTAGTGAAAAATGGTGACATCATCACCATTGATGCAGAAAACAAACGTATTGATATTGATGTCAGCGATGCAGAATTGGCAAAACGTCGCACGGAATGGAAACAACCGCCGTATAAAGCTAACCGTGGCACGTTATACAAATACATCAAAAATGTGAAAAATGCCTCTGAGGGTTGCGTCACTGACGAATAG
- a CDS encoding lysozyme inhibitor LprI family protein translates to MLKKIAIFSAFCVILPVHAASFDCKKAQAEIEQTICNDKDLSALDSQLGKTYNSLLKILAKKEASFLRQTQRYWAQTRENNCDIHNAACLAALYRQRLTTLDFFKSPDYLETPTGRASGIYQLGGNMEMVVEALSAQELAVNISGAEPTNGRWICDFGGQGTLENGVLAMKALDDAIVKVTFAKNQATVDEGEESLFCGMGGSLNGKYQKQ, encoded by the coding sequence ATGTTAAAGAAAATTGCCATATTCAGTGCTTTTTGTGTGATATTACCTGTTCACGCTGCGAGCTTTGATTGCAAAAAAGCGCAAGCAGAGATTGAACAAACAATTTGTAATGATAAAGATTTAAGCGCGTTAGATAGTCAATTAGGCAAAACCTATAACAGTTTATTAAAAATACTTGCTAAAAAAGAAGCTAGTTTTTTACGGCAAACCCAGCGTTATTGGGCGCAAACCCGCGAGAATAACTGCGATATTCACAATGCTGCTTGTTTAGCCGCTTTATATCGACAACGTTTAACAACACTTGATTTTTTTAAATCTCCCGATTATTTAGAAACGCCAACAGGGCGAGCGAGTGGGATTTATCAGTTAGGTGGAAATATGGAAATGGTGGTTGAAGCGTTATCTGCACAAGAATTGGCGGTTAATATCAGCGGTGCTGAACCCACAAATGGGCGTTGGATTTGTGATTTTGGCGGACAAGGCACGTTAGAAAATGGCGTATTGGCAATGAAAGCCTTAGATGATGCTATTGTGAAAGTAACTTTTGCGAAAAATCAGGCGACAGTGGACGAGGGCGAAGAGAGTCTATTTTGTGGCATGGGTGGCAGTTTAAACGGAAAATATCAAAAGCAATAA
- a CDS encoding HAMP domain-containing hybrid sensor histidine kinase/response regulator, whose product MMWTNPINRLVENIFGRIPLPITLTVPFILQMFVALLLIIGLSFTYRWQLGESFMRQLSETGLSQIEEHLQKYLSLPNHVLAYNEALFRDNPQWLKDSDYLDRHFFLQLHHFNEIDSIWFATIDDRFLSVVRMHNHQSLSSLKSSNSNALKQVLHNNNGDETHVETHPNFSFKESMWYQTPLIKNWGAWSTITSNDLPLLIHPQWVLSKPLYDKQGQLIGVLGVGIDLYDMSDALNKTLISENSKVIIFTAVGQLIAIGTHRNYDNNIPQQDNLLYDNIFTSEYPLLKTISNVLHPLLKKNNQFIGIHQTPISYNNQRYILTTKAVSDSYDLTWFITIVVPELDFLTTIYRDSLDMIVLAILAILLFTWFSIRTARWVIRPILSLDDAAQELAMGNWSHPLPPVHRVDEIGSLSLSFNTMARQLQASIATLKIKNEELQQLNQLKEIKFHNMAAMVPGVIFQWYEKSNGQQGFYYVSPRCWDLYGISAEELQAGTQGLPVHPDDNVLWRDNLRRAIEQGEDLSFEGRFALQNGEVKWWRTIAKPVVSRNEVVLNGIIIDITQQRALEESLRQAKEDAEQAKLEAEVANHAKSRFLANMSHELRTPMNAILGFAQLMIRDSQVTELQQENLNIIIESGEHLLELINDVLEMSKIEAGRVVLNKTVFDFTQALHNVLKMLRIRAKNKGLLLLENIDRTVPRYIKTDENKLRQILINLIANAIKFTEQGDVRIYVSYQPTIAQQSAQLYFAISDTGIGIAAGEINNLFEVFQQGIYHNKQYEGSGLGLPISRQFVQLLGGDITVESELGKGSTFTFNIPIESVDINTLPTIEPTANLCKVTGLIPDQQSYKLLIVEDNDESRLLLKRLLEGVGFEVNEACDGQQAVSLCQWWQPDLIWMDIRMPIMNGYEATKQIKAQAGDKKIIIIALTASAFEHERQHILDAGCDDFVRKPFREREIFDKLTQHLGVHFTYFTPTDSPTTPPNEQAETEQHLLEQQLKTCMPEWLNALQLAAAKADDDLVLQLLQQLPATYHPLTEQMATLAHDFQFDMIINLCHTALSSSSHRQIT is encoded by the coding sequence ATGATGTGGACAAATCCTATTAATCGGCTTGTTGAAAACATTTTCGGACGTATTCCTTTACCGATTACCTTAACAGTGCCGTTTATCCTGCAAATGTTTGTCGCGTTACTTTTAATCATTGGTTTATCGTTTACGTATCGCTGGCAACTGGGGGAATCCTTTATGCGCCAGTTAAGCGAAACGGGATTGTCACAGATTGAAGAACATTTACAGAAATACTTGAGTTTACCTAATCACGTTTTAGCCTATAACGAAGCGTTATTTCGAGATAATCCACAGTGGTTAAAAGATAGCGATTATTTAGATCGACATTTTTTTCTACAACTACATCATTTTAATGAGATTGACAGCATATGGTTTGCTACCATTGATGACCGCTTTTTAAGCGTTGTGCGGATGCATAATCATCAATCACTCAGCAGTTTAAAGAGCAGTAATAGCAATGCGTTAAAACAAGTCTTGCATAATAATAATGGGGATGAGACGCATGTTGAAACACATCCCAATTTTTCCTTTAAAGAATCTATGTGGTATCAAACCCCTTTAATTAAAAACTGGGGGGCATGGTCAACCATTACAAGCAATGATTTACCGCTGTTAATACACCCACAATGGGTATTAAGCAAACCTTTATACGACAAGCAAGGGCAATTAATTGGCGTGTTGGGTGTCGGAATAGATTTGTATGATATGAGTGATGCTTTAAATAAGACCTTAATCAGCGAAAACAGCAAAGTCATTATATTTACAGCCGTTGGACAGCTCATTGCTATTGGCACGCATCGTAATTATGACAATAATATCCCTCAACAAGATAATTTACTTTACGACAATATTTTTACCAGTGAATACCCATTACTTAAAACCATTAGTAATGTCTTACATCCTTTATTAAAAAAAAATAATCAATTCATCGGTATCCATCAAACGCCAATTTCTTATAACAATCAACGTTATATTCTAACTACGAAAGCAGTCAGCGATTCGTATGATTTAACATGGTTTATTACGATTGTTGTACCAGAATTAGATTTTCTCACCACAATTTATCGAGATTCGCTAGACATGATAGTACTGGCAATCCTCGCAATATTACTCTTTACATGGTTTAGCATTCGCACTGCCCGCTGGGTTATCCGTCCGATACTATCCCTTGATGATGCCGCGCAAGAATTAGCCATGGGTAACTGGTCACATCCTTTACCACCCGTACACCGTGTTGACGAAATTGGTAGCTTATCCCTCTCTTTCAACACCATGGCGCGTCAACTACAAGCCTCTATTGCAACACTGAAAATTAAAAATGAAGAGTTACAACAACTCAACCAATTGAAAGAAATTAAATTTCATAACATGGCGGCAATGGTACCTGGCGTTATTTTCCAATGGTACGAAAAAAGCAACGGACAACAAGGTTTTTACTATGTTAGCCCTCGCTGTTGGGATTTATACGGCATCAGTGCGGAAGAATTACAAGCAGGCACACAAGGTTTACCCGTTCATCCCGATGATAATGTGCTATGGCGGGATAATTTACGCCGTGCGATTGAACAAGGAGAAGATTTATCTTTCGAAGGACGATTTGCCCTACAAAATGGGGAAGTAAAATGGTGGCGCACCATTGCAAAACCCGTTGTAAGCCGTAACGAAGTCGTCTTAAATGGCATCATTATTGACATTACCCAACAACGCGCCCTAGAAGAATCCTTACGCCAAGCCAAAGAAGATGCAGAACAAGCAAAGTTAGAGGCTGAAGTTGCTAACCATGCAAAAAGCCGTTTTCTTGCCAATATGAGCCATGAACTGCGTACCCCCATGAACGCGATTCTAGGCTTTGCACAACTCATGATTCGTGATAGTCAAGTTACCGAATTACAACAAGAAAATCTTAATATTATTATAGAAAGCGGTGAACACCTACTAGAACTTATCAATGATGTGCTGGAAATGTCGAAAATTGAAGCAGGGCGTGTTGTACTCAATAAAACGGTGTTTGATTTTACTCAAGCACTACACAATGTTTTAAAAATGCTCAGAATACGGGCTAAAAATAAAGGATTATTACTCCTTGAGAATATCGATAGAACCGTCCCACGTTACATTAAAACGGATGAAAATAAATTACGGCAAATCCTCATCAACCTCATTGCTAACGCCATTAAATTTACCGAACAAGGTGATGTACGGATATATGTCAGCTACCAACCCACAATAGCTCAACAATCCGCACAACTTTACTTTGCTATCAGCGACACAGGTATCGGCATTGCAGCGGGAGAAATTAATAATTTATTTGAAGTTTTTCAACAAGGTATTTACCATAACAAACAGTATGAAGGCTCTGGCTTAGGCTTACCCATCAGTCGCCAATTCGTACAACTGTTAGGGGGTGACATTACCGTAGAAAGCGAACTCGGAAAAGGCTCAACTTTCACCTTCAATATCCCCATAGAATCAGTTGATATCAATACACTACCAACAATAGAGCCGACAGCTAATCTCTGCAAAGTCACAGGACTAATACCCGACCAACAATCTTACAAATTACTCATTGTTGAAGACAATGACGAAAGTCGCTTACTGTTAAAACGCCTACTTGAAGGGGTTGGATTTGAAGTGAATGAAGCCTGCGATGGTCAACAAGCAGTCAGCTTATGCCAATGGTGGCAACCTGATTTAATTTGGATGGACATTCGTATGCCCATCATGAACGGCTATGAAGCCACCAAACAGATTAAAGCCCAAGCAGGCGACAAAAAAATCATTATCATCGCCCTTACCGCCAGTGCCTTTGAACACGAACGCCAACACATTTTAGATGCAGGCTGTGACGACTTTGTCCGTAAACCGTTTAGAGAAAGAGAAATTTTTGATAAACTGACCCAACATTTAGGGGTACACTTTACCTACTTCACCCCCACAGATAGCCCCACCACACCCCCAAACGAACAAGCAGAAACAGAACAACACCTGTTAGAACAACAATTAAAAACCTGTATGCCTGAATGGTTAAACGCCTTACAACTGGCAGCAGCAAAAGCAGATGACGATTTAGTTTTACAACTATTACAACAACTACCCGCAACCTACCATCCGCTCACTGAACAGATGGCAACGCTAGCGCACGACTTTCAGTTTGATATGATTATCAACCTGTGTCACACAGCCCTTTCCTCCTCCAGTCATCGGCAGATAACATAA
- a CDS encoding diguanylate cyclase domain-containing protein codes for MDSSSPHLNKDVTQKDNILIVDDTLPNLRLLSNMLNEQGYKVRGVTNGKSALTAIHLSPPDLILLDINIPDMNGYEVCEHLKADEQTRDIPVIFISAMHDIIDKVKAFSIGGVDYITKPFHVDEVLARVRTHLTIRHLQKRLEQANQELYRQATLDGLTQIANRRRFDDYLKQTWQQMVYQHKSMALILADIDYFKAYNDTYGHLQGDDCLKQVAQSIESAVHRSTDLVARYGGEEFAVILPDTEKTGALHIAKQIQAKLQTLALPHSKSSVSQLLTLSIGVASILPQGDSANPNTGVNLLIQKTDNALYQAKSVGRNCIQWMD; via the coding sequence ATGGACAGTTCTAGCCCCCACTTAAACAAGGATGTTACGCAGAAGGATAATATCCTCATCGTAGATGATACCCTCCCCAATTTACGCCTGCTCTCTAACATGCTAAACGAACAAGGCTACAAAGTGCGTGGCGTGACAAATGGAAAAAGTGCGTTAACCGCTATTCACCTATCCCCACCAGATTTAATCCTGCTAGATATCAACATACCAGACATGAACGGTTATGAAGTCTGCGAACACCTCAAAGCCGACGAACAAACCCGTGATATTCCTGTTATCTTTATCAGCGCAATGCACGACATTATTGATAAAGTCAAAGCCTTCAGCATTGGCGGTGTGGACTACATCACCAAACCCTTTCACGTTGACGAAGTCCTTGCCCGCGTGCGTACCCACCTCACTATTCGCCACCTACAAAAACGGTTAGAACAAGCCAACCAAGAACTCTACCGCCAAGCCACCCTAGACGGTCTAACCCAAATCGCTAACCGTCGCCGTTTTGATGACTACCTCAAACAAACATGGCAACAAATGGTCTATCAACACAAATCAATGGCGTTAATCCTAGCAGACATAGACTACTTCAAAGCCTACAACGACACATACGGACACCTACAAGGAGACGACTGCTTAAAACAAGTTGCACAATCCATAGAATCCGCTGTTCACCGCTCAACAGACCTTGTTGCCCGTTATGGCGGGGAAGAATTCGCCGTGATTCTGCCCGATACAGAAAAAACAGGCGCGTTACACATTGCAAAACAAATTCAAGCAAAACTACAAACACTCGCTTTACCTCACAGCAAATCCAGCGTAAGCCAATTATTAACCCTTAGCATTGGTGTCGCTAGTATTCTCCCACAAGGCGACAGCGCAAACCCTAATACAGGAGTCAACCTACTGATTCAAAAAACAGATAATGCCTTATATCAAGCAAAATCTGTAGGACGTAACTGCATTCAGTGGATGGATTAG